Proteins from a genomic interval of Plodia interpunctella isolate USDA-ARS_2022_Savannah chromosome 20, ilPloInte3.2, whole genome shotgun sequence:
- the AdipoR gene encoding adiponectin receptor protein, with the protein MWEMDSDSVSASSDGLRRRQGWDPEADSLASQIDELDEVLAEEEEGCPLPSTPEDQHLLDAEMAEVLKAGVLSDEIDLGALAHNAAEQAEEFVRKVWEASWNVCHFRHLPRWLQDNDYLHKGHRPPLPSFSACFASIFRIHTETGNIWTHLLGCVAFIGVAIYFLTRPSIEIQMQEKMIFGVFFVGAIVCLGFSFAYHTLYCHSEMVGKLFSKLDYCGIALLIMGSFVPWLYYSFYCHYRPKIIYLSVVVVLGILSIIVSLWDRFSEPRLRPLRAGVFMGFGLSGIVPAIHYGITEGWFSQVSKASLGWLVLMGLLYILGAMFYALRVPERWFPGKCDIWFQSHQIFHVLVIVAAFVHYHGISELASYRVTVGECSMPPSSIAF; encoded by the coding sequence ATGTGGGAAATGGATTCGGATTCCGTGAGTGCGTCTTCGGACGGGCTCCGTCGTCGTCAAGGATGGGACCCCGAGGCCGACAGCCTCGCCTCTCAGATAGACGAGCTTGACGAAGTGCTTGCGGAAGAAGAGGAAGGTTGTCCTTTACCCTCAACACCAGAAGATCAGCATCTCCTTGACGCTGAAATGGCTGAAGTGTTGAAAGCTGGTGTGCTTTCTGATGAAATAGACCTCGGAGCACTGGCGCACAATGCTGCCGAGCAGGCTGAAGAATTCGTTCGCAAAGTCTGGGAGGCTTCATGGAATGTGTGTCACTTCAGACACCTGCCGCGTTGGCTTCAAGATAATGATTATTTGCATAAAGGTCATCGCCCTCCACTACCCTCTTTCAGTGCCTGTTTCGCCTCCATTTTCAGAATTCACACTGAAACTGGCAACATCTGGACCCATCTGTTGGGTTGTGTCGCTTTCATTGGAGTAGCTATATATTTCCTCACACGTCCttcaattgaaattcaaatgcaagaaaaaatgatttttggtgtattttttgttggtgCAATAGTTTGTTTGGGCTTTTCATTTGCATACCATACCCTTTACTGCCACTCGGAGATGGTTGGTAAATTGTTTTCTAAGTTAGATTACTGTGGAATAGCACTCCTAATTATGGGGTCCTTTGTTCCATGGTTGTATTACAGTTTCTACTGCCATTACAGacctaaaattatatacttatctgTAGTGGTTGTGTTAGGAATATTATCCATCATAGTGTCCCTTTGGGACAGGTTTTCTGAGCCTCGACTACGACCTCTGCGAGCGGGAGTGTTTATGGGTTTTGGTTTGTCAGGTATAGTGCCTGCTATTCACTATGGCATTACTGAAGGCTGGTTCAGCCAAGTTAGTAAGGCATCACTGGGATGGTTGGTCCTCATGGGACTCCTATACATATTAGGTGCTATGTTCTATGCTCTGAGAGTTCCAGAGCGCTGGTTCCCTGGTAAATGTGACATCTGGTTCCAGTCTCACCAGATTTTCCATGTCCTAGTGATTGTGGCGGCGTTCGTGCATTACCATGGCATCAGTGAACTGGCATCCTACAGAGTAACAGTTGGGGAATGCTCTATGCCTCCATCATCTATTGCATTTTAG
- the MCTS1 gene encoding malignant T-cell-amplified sequence 1 homolog: protein MFKKFDEKESISGVQQLKSSVQKGIRARLLELYPHLENYIDQVLPKKDTFRIVKCHDHIEIMVNSAGELLFFRHREGPWMPTLRLLHKYPFFLPMQQVDKGAIRFVLSGANIMCPGLTSPGARMSSVEKGQVVAVMAEGKEHALAVGMTSLSTDDIAKVNKGVGIENCHYLNDGLWQMKPVK from the exons GTTTGACGAGAAGGAGAGCATCTCAGGTGTGCAGCAGCTCAAGTCCTCGGTGCAGAAGGGAATCCGAGCTCGTCTGCTGGAGCTGTACCCCCATCTGGAAAACTACATCGACCAGGTGCTGCCCAAGAAAGATACCTTCAGGATTGTTAAATG TCACGACCACATCGAGATCATGGTGAACAGCGCCGGGGAGCTACTCTTCTTCAGACATCGCGAGGGACCCTGGATGCCCACGCTCAGGTTACTGCATAAAT ATCCCTTCTTCCTGCCAATGCAGCAGGTCGACAAAGGTGCTATTCGCTTCGTGCTCAGCGGCGCCAACATCATGTGTCCAGGGCTCACGTCGCCTGGTGCTAGGATGTCTTCCGTGGAGAAGGGGCAGGTGGTAGCCGTCATGGCGGAGGGGAAGGAGCACGCGTTAGCTGTGGGGATGACGTCACTGTCGACTGATGATAT agCAAAAGTCAACAAAGGTGTGGGCATAGAGAACTGCCATTATTTGAATGACGGGCTGTGGCAGATGAAACCAGTGAAATAA